The following proteins are co-located in the Alphaproteobacteria bacterium genome:
- the nusA gene encoding transcription termination/antitermination protein NusA: MELVAGQIVQVVDSVAREKGIEKEDVFVGMEQAIQKAARSKYGYDKEIRAVIDRSSGGIKVYRVMEIVENVENPSTQVTLKDAQKRDKAFKLGDFVTDELPPIDFGRIAAQTAKQVIVHKVRDAERERQFKEFKDKVGEIVYGIIKRIEFGNLIVDLQRAEAILKRDEMLPRENFRQGDRVRAYIYDVRKEVKGPQIFLSRTHPQFMAKLFAQEVPEIYEGVIEIKSVARDPGSRAKIAVFSNDSNIDPVGACVGMRGSRVQAVVGELQGEKVDIVPWSADHATLVVNALAPAEVAKVVLDEDNKRIEVVVPDLQLSLAIGRRGQNVRLASILTGWDIDIMTESEESERRTQEFQTRSKLFMEALDVDDVIAALLVGEGFASVEDVAVVPIETLSGIEGFSEEVAGELQGRAKVYIEAEAKRLDAEWRGLGVKEEIAKLDGLNPKMLVALGNAGVKTLDDLGDLATDELQDICKEFGLSKEAAEKLIMDARAHWFDADGKIKS; this comes from the coding sequence ATGGAACTCGTTGCAGGACAAATCGTACAAGTGGTTGACTCGGTCGCCCGCGAAAAAGGCATCGAAAAAGAAGATGTGTTTGTGGGGATGGAGCAGGCCATTCAAAAAGCCGCCCGCAGCAAATACGGCTATGACAAAGAAATCCGCGCGGTGATTGACCGTTCCAGCGGCGGTATCAAAGTATATCGCGTTATGGAAATCGTCGAAAATGTCGAAAACCCATCCACCCAAGTAACTTTGAAAGACGCGCAGAAACGCGACAAAGCGTTCAAACTGGGTGATTTCGTCACCGACGAATTGCCGCCGATCGATTTCGGCCGCATCGCCGCGCAAACCGCGAAACAAGTGATCGTGCACAAAGTGCGCGATGCGGAACGCGAACGCCAATTCAAGGAATTCAAGGATAAAGTCGGCGAAATCGTATACGGCATTATCAAACGTATCGAGTTCGGCAATTTGATTGTCGATCTGCAACGCGCCGAAGCGATTTTAAAGCGTGACGAAATGTTGCCGCGTGAAAACTTCCGCCAAGGCGACCGCGTGCGCGCCTATATTTATGACGTCCGCAAAGAAGTCAAAGGTCCGCAAATTTTCTTATCGCGCACCCATCCGCAATTCATGGCGAAATTGTTTGCGCAAGAAGTTCCGGAAATTTACGAAGGCGTTATCGAAATCAAATCGGTTGCCCGTGATCCAGGTTCCCGCGCCAAAATCGCCGTGTTCAGCAATGACAGCAATATCGATCCCGTAGGCGCTTGCGTCGGTATGCGCGGCAGCCGCGTTCAGGCGGTTGTCGGCGAATTGCAAGGCGAGAAAGTGGATATCGTTCCGTGGTCCGCCGATCACGCTACCTTGGTGGTAAACGCTTTGGCCCCGGCTGAAGTCGCCAAAGTCGTTTTGGACGAAGACAATAAACGGATCGAAGTCGTGGTTCCGGATTTGCAATTGTCGCTGGCCATTGGCCGCCGCGGCCAGAACGTGCGTTTGGCCTCGATTCTGACCGGTTGGGATATCGATATCATGACCGAATCCGAAGAATCCGAACGCCGGACGCAGGAATTCCAAACTCGTTCTAAATTGTTCATGGAAGCGTTGGATGTGGATGATGTTATTGCCGCATTGCTGGTTGGCGAAGGCTTTGCCAGCGTCGAGGATGTGGCGGTTGTTCCAATCGAAACTCTAAGCGGTATCGAAGGATTCAGCGAAGAAGTCGCCGGCGAATTGCAAGGCCGCGCAAAAGTCTATATCGAAGCGGAAGCAAAACGCCTCGATGCGGAATGGCGCGGTTTGGGCGTAAAAGAAGAAATCGCCAAATTGGATGGCTTGAATCCGAAAATGCTGGTGGCCTTGGGCAATGCCGGCGTGAAAACGCTGGATGATCTGGGCGATTTGGCAACCGATGAATTGCAGGACATTTGCAAGGAATTCGGCCTTTCCAAAGAAGCCGCGGAAAAATTGATCATGGATGCGCGGGCGCATTGGTTTGATGCGGATGGGAAAATTAAATCCTAG
- the truB gene encoding tRNA pseudouridine(55) synthase TruB — translation MKKKENRPKNNSMSANPKPRQQKIPRRVINGWLNIDKPAGMTSAQVVGRVKFLTKAAKVGHAGTLDPMATGILPIALGSATKTIPYLQESEKSYRFTVKWGEERDTDDAEGQVIKTSDIRPTADQIHALLPKYTGSIEQVPCQFSAVKVDGERAYDLARSGVAVELKPRTVDIYEFTLISAETPDMAVFEVVCGTGTYMRALARDIGRDLGCFGHLTAIRRLSVGPFAEKSAILLDNLKEIGHNQPFDSGLLPVHAALDDIPAYACDEGQARILRQGQALVITSPKYFSGPVQQDDLIRVMFRDDCIAITRLEDGYLIPVRIMNHQ, via the coding sequence ATGAAGAAAAAAGAAAATCGTCCGAAGAATAATTCCATGTCCGCGAATCCCAAACCAAGGCAGCAAAAAATTCCGCGCCGTGTTATTAACGGCTGGCTGAATATCGACAAACCCGCCGGCATGACATCGGCGCAAGTGGTTGGCCGCGTGAAATTTCTAACCAAGGCCGCGAAAGTAGGTCATGCCGGAACATTGGATCCGATGGCGACCGGAATTTTGCCAATCGCATTGGGATCCGCCACCAAAACCATTCCGTATTTACAGGAAAGCGAAAAATCCTATCGATTCACCGTGAAGTGGGGCGAAGAACGTGATACTGATGATGCCGAAGGCCAGGTGATAAAAACTTCGGATATTCGCCCAACGGCAGATCAAATCCACGCGCTATTGCCGAAATATACGGGTTCGATTGAACAAGTGCCTTGCCAATTTTCGGCCGTTAAAGTCGATGGCGAGCGTGCCTATGATCTGGCCCGATCCGGCGTTGCGGTCGAATTGAAACCCCGCACCGTCGATATTTATGAATTTACCCTGATTTCCGCCGAAACCCCGGATATGGCAGTTTTTGAGGTTGTTTGCGGCACCGGGACCTATATGCGCGCTCTGGCGCGGGATATAGGCCGAGATCTAGGGTGTTTCGGGCACTTAACCGCTATCCGTAGGCTTTCGGTCGGCCCTTTTGCTGAAAAAAGCGCGATTTTACTGGATAATTTGAAAGAAATAGGGCATAACCAGCCCTTCGATTCGGGTCTGTTGCCGGTACATGCGGCGCTGGACGACATCCCAGCTTATGCATGTGATGAGGGGCAGGCAAGAATCTTGCGTCAGGGACAGGCGCTTGTGATTACGAGTCCGAAATATTTTTCGGGCCCCGTACAACAAGACGATCTGATCCGGGTCATGTTTCGCGATGATTGCATCGCCATTACAAGGCTCGAAGATGGGTATCTGATTCCTGTACGCATTATGAATCATCAATAG
- the rbfA gene encoding 30S ribosome-binding factor RbfA, protein MAGRSKSQKKSTRGDRNLRVGEEIRHAVSAMLMRGEVHQFESYGIAITVTEVRVSSDLRHANIFVMPLGGQKQNEILKNLRNPEVVKEFRMLLADAVKLQFVPNIRFELDTSFDEGDKITRLLRADEEKRKSSEE, encoded by the coding sequence ATGGCTGGACGCAGTAAATCGCAGAAAAAATCCACGCGCGGCGACCGCAATTTGCGGGTCGGCGAAGAAATCCGTCACGCGGTTTCGGCGATGTTGATGCGGGGCGAGGTGCATCAATTCGAATCTTATGGAATTGCCATCACCGTTACCGAAGTGCGTGTATCGTCCGATTTGCGCCACGCAAATATTTTCGTCATGCCGCTGGGCGGCCAAAAACAAAATGAGATTTTAAAAAATCTCCGAAATCCGGAAGTCGTCAAGGAATTCCGTATGTTGCTCGCCGATGCGGTTAAATTGCAATTCGTGCCGAATATACGCTTTGAACTCGACACCTCGTTTGACGAAGGCGATAAAATCACCCGCTTATTGCGCGCGGATGAAGAAAAAAGAAAATCGTCCGAAGAATAA
- a CDS encoding MFS transporter: MQIQKILPILYIGLFTVFDPIAFDFLATALPLIANDLRATPGNLTGMISYYLLGVGFAQLWSGEFVDRYGQRISVRIGAVLFLLFGALVAFTQDLYLWYAARFVMGMAVGLCITAALSLVRENYAEDGGKILSIIYGAGNFVGVIAPLLAGLLISYYGWHSVLWAIASWGIVLVYVAFLLFPHSTVPAPQPFSWHYWIDAYKHILSVNEYIIWALLSAFSYGAFLAFITGSSYVFAEGYGIGSTVYSYMYSLVILVFVVGSFMAERFEANDKLLRVLKYCTIALCLGSAAIIANALSVQNFYILVLMILVMSFTTAILIPHGMALALLPFEENKGKASAGIIIMHVIVGSAVGWGVTIGHHPYGMMIGIGMLLQALAIYWLLGRVKRMPVA; this comes from the coding sequence ATGCAAATCCAGAAAATATTACCGATTCTATATATCGGTCTGTTCACGGTTTTCGATCCGATCGCATTCGATTTTCTGGCTACCGCATTACCTTTAATCGCCAATGATCTACGCGCAACACCAGGCAATTTAACCGGTATGATTAGTTATTATCTGCTTGGCGTCGGTTTTGCGCAATTATGGAGCGGCGAATTTGTAGATCGATATGGTCAGCGTATATCCGTGCGTATTGGCGCGGTTTTATTCCTGCTTTTTGGTGCTTTGGTAGCATTCACTCAAGACTTATACCTATGGTATGCAGCGCGGTTTGTTATGGGCATGGCGGTTGGGTTGTGTATCACCGCTGCTTTATCGCTGGTGCGGGAAAATTATGCGGAAGATGGCGGAAAGATTCTTAGTATTATTTATGGCGCCGGGAATTTTGTCGGTGTAATCGCTCCATTGTTGGCAGGGTTATTGATTTCTTATTATGGATGGCACAGTGTTTTATGGGCTATTGCATCTTGGGGGATTGTGCTGGTTTATGTCGCGTTCTTGCTATTCCCGCACAGTACGGTGCCAGCTCCGCAACCATTCTCGTGGCATTATTGGATTGATGCTTACAAACATATTTTATCGGTCAATGAATATATTATTTGGGCGTTACTCAGCGCCTTTTCTTATGGTGCATTCTTGGCCTTTATCACCGGATCTTCGTATGTATTTGCCGAAGGATATGGAATAGGCAGCACGGTATATAGTTATATGTACAGCTTGGTGATTCTTGTTTTTGTGGTCGGGTCTTTTATGGCGGAAAGATTTGAAGCCAATGATAAGCTTTTGCGTGTTTTAAAATATTGCACTATCGCATTGTGCCTAGGTTCCGCTGCTATTATTGCTAACGCTCTATCGGTTCAGAATTTTTATATATTGGTTTTGATGATTCTGGTGATGTCGTTCACAACCGCAATTTTAATCCCGCATGGCATGGCGCTAGCGCTTTTGCCGTTCGAGGAAAATAAGGGCAAGGCCAGCGCCGGAATCATTATTATGCATGTGATTGTGGGATCCGCCGTTGGATGGGGTGTTACTATCGGCCATCATCCTTATGGCATGATGATAGGCATCGGCATGTTATTACAGGCGTTGGCGATTTATTGGCTGTTGGGCCGGGTAAAACGAATGCCGGTGGCTTAA
- the pnp gene encoding polyribonucleotide nucleotidyltransferase, whose product MFQVFRKELMWAGRKLVLETGKFARQADAAVVARYGDTTVLCTVVGEKTADPDKDFFPLTVNYQEKAFAAGKIPGGYNKREGKPSDAETLTSRLIDRPIRPLFPEGFTNEVQVVCTLLSHDMENISDIVAIVGTSAALCLSGIPFMGPVGASRIGYIDGQYVLNPTITQMKNSKLDLVVAGTSEGVLMVESEAQELSEEIMLGAVEFGHKEFQPVLEAIIQLAENCAKPAWELPAKPANYDSVLSKLSGLAEAGLKKAYKNTVKQERHKAIDEVKKTALAAFEGDEDGAKLAPALLTELESRIVRGQILDTGTRIDGRDGKTVRPIVAEVGLLPRTHGSALFTRGETQALVVATLGTGEDEQRIDYITGEAHESFMLHYNFPPYSVGEVGRLGSPGRREIGHGKLAWRAIRPLLPAKEAFPYTIRIVSEITESNGSSSMATVCGSSLALMDAGVPLPRPVAGIAMGLIKEGSKYAVISDILGDEDHLGDMDFKVAGTKDGITALQMDIKITSITAEIMKVAVNQAKEGRLHILGEMAKGLGTAREGVSQNAPRITTFQIPRDKIREVIGTGGKVIREIVEVTGAKVDIEDDGTIKVAAVDQKAAEAAIQWIKGIVAEPEVGVIYQGKVVKTMEFGAFVNFLGARDGLVHISELAPQRVNKTTDIVNVGDQVWVKVVGFDDRGKIKLSMKQVDQATGKAQDVPKKEKAAS is encoded by the coding sequence ATGTTTCAAGTTTTTAGAAAAGAATTAATGTGGGCCGGGCGCAAGCTGGTTTTGGAAACCGGTAAATTTGCCCGCCAAGCCGATGCCGCCGTTGTGGCGCGTTATGGCGATACCACCGTGCTTTGCACCGTGGTTGGTGAAAAAACCGCCGATCCGGACAAAGACTTCTTCCCGTTAACCGTCAACTATCAAGAAAAAGCATTCGCCGCCGGTAAAATTCCAGGCGGTTACAACAAACGCGAAGGCAAACCATCGGATGCCGAAACCCTGACATCGCGTCTGATCGACCGTCCGATCCGTCCATTATTCCCCGAAGGCTTTACCAACGAAGTGCAAGTGGTTTGTACTTTGTTGTCGCATGATATGGAAAATATTTCCGATATCGTCGCTATCGTTGGTACTTCCGCCGCTTTGTGCTTGTCCGGTATTCCATTTATGGGCCCGGTTGGCGCATCGCGCATCGGTTATATTGATGGTCAATATGTATTGAACCCAACCATCACTCAGATGAAAAATTCGAAATTGGATCTGGTTGTCGCGGGTACCAGCGAAGGCGTTCTGATGGTGGAATCCGAAGCGCAAGAATTATCGGAAGAAATCATGTTAGGCGCGGTCGAATTCGGTCACAAAGAATTCCAGCCGGTTTTGGAAGCGATTATTCAACTCGCTGAAAATTGTGCGAAACCAGCATGGGAATTGCCGGCAAAGCCAGCGAACTATGATTCGGTATTGTCGAAATTATCCGGCCTTGCCGAAGCTGGTTTGAAAAAAGCCTATAAAAACACCGTCAAACAAGAACGTCACAAAGCGATCGATGAAGTTAAGAAAACCGCCTTGGCCGCATTCGAAGGCGATGAAGACGGCGCGAAATTGGCGCCGGCCTTGTTAACGGAATTGGAATCGCGCATCGTTCGCGGCCAAATTCTGGACACCGGCACGCGTATCGACGGCCGCGATGGCAAAACCGTCCGCCCGATCGTTGCCGAAGTTGGCTTGTTGCCACGCACCCATGGCAGCGCTTTGTTCACCCGCGGTGAAACACAGGCTCTGGTGGTTGCAACCCTCGGCACTGGCGAAGACGAACAACGCATTGATTACATCACCGGCGAAGCGCACGAAAGCTTCATGTTGCATTATAACTTCCCGCCTTACTCGGTTGGCGAAGTTGGCCGTTTGGGCTCTCCTGGCCGCCGCGAAATCGGCCACGGTAAATTGGCCTGGCGCGCGATTCGTCCATTATTGCCGGCGAAAGAAGCATTCCCATACACGATCCGTATCGTGTCGGAAATCACCGAATCGAACGGTTCGTCCTCGATGGCGACCGTGTGCGGTTCCTCGCTCGCCTTGATGGATGCCGGCGTTCCATTGCCGCGCCCCGTGGCGGGTATCGCCATGGGCTTGATCAAAGAAGGCAGCAAATACGCGGTCATCTCTGACATTTTGGGCGATGAAGATCATTTGGGCGATATGGATTTCAAAGTCGCCGGTACCAAAGACGGTATCACTGCCTTGCAAATGGATATTAAAATCACCTCGATCACGGCCGAAATTATGAAAGTCGCGGTCAATCAGGCGAAAGAAGGCCGTTTGCATATTCTTGGCGAAATGGCCAAGGGCTTGGGCACCGCGCGCGAAGGTGTCAGCCAGAATGCGCCGCGCATTACCACGTTCCAGATTCCGCGCGATAAAATCCGCGAAGTCATCGGAACAGGCGGCAAAGTTATCCGCGAAATCGTCGAAGTCACCGGCGCGAAGGTGGATATCGAAGATGACGGTACGATCAAAGTCGCCGCCGTCGATCAAAAAGCCGCAGAAGCCGCGATCCAATGGATCAAGGGCATCGTGGCCGAACCAGAAGTCGGCGTGATTTACCAAGGCAAAGTCGTGAAAACCATGGAATTCGGCGCATTCGTCAATTTCTTGGGCGCGCGCGACGGTCTGGTTCACATCAGCGAATTGGCCCCGCAACGCGTCAATAAAACCACCGACATCGTCAATGTTGGCGATCAGGTTTGGGTCAAGGTTGTTGGATTCGACGATCGTGGCAAAATTAAATTATCCATGAAACAAGTCGATCAAGCGACCGGCAAGGCGCAAGACGTGCCGAAGAAAGAAAAAGCGGCTAGTTAA
- the rpsO gene encoding 30S ribosomal protein S15, whose protein sequence is MSQTAQLIKPVQRHANDTGSPESQVAILTSRITQTSAHCEANPNDNHSRRGLIGMVNRRNKLLKYLKASSQERYEALIKKLGLRK, encoded by the coding sequence ATGTCGCAAACTGCACAATTGATTAAACCGGTACAACGTCATGCCAATGACACGGGATCGCCGGAATCCCAAGTAGCCATTTTAACCTCCCGCATTACGCAAACATCGGCGCATTGCGAAGCCAATCCGAATGACAACCATTCGCGCCGTGGCTTGATCGGCATGGTTAATCGCCGCAACAAATTATTGAAATATTTAAAAGCTTCCAGCCAAGAACGGTATGAAGCCTTGATTAAGAAATTGGGCTTGCGTAAGTAA
- a CDS encoding translation initiation factor IF-2, giving the protein MTEGTDDKKKKPLSLGGSPSLTKTVDAGKIRQSFAQGRSKTVTVEVKRKVGAPLKPGVTPAAEAAQAAAQISKEAEAQKALQNLTREEREARLRALQTASQQGEDQVSVRRKLEEEFARRQVELEQSRKEAEDAKKRREEEDARKKTESDARKKAEVQARKVETPPRRAGEEEEEPAAAKAPGKHKRLVNKKEESTEPRTGRLTLRDISMAEEDAVRVRSMAQVRRAREKEKRKTTTDEAQKQTREIIVPETITVQELSNRMAVRGADVIKSLMKLGVMATFSQSIDADTAELVVTEFGHKIKRVADSDVEIGIKGGEDIEGDLLPRPPVVTIMGHVDHGKTSLLDAIRQTEVAAGEAGGITQHIGAYTVKAPSGQPITFIDTPGHEAFSEMRARGANVTDIVVLVVAADDGVMKQTIEAINHAQAANAPIIVAINKIDKPGANPQRVLTELLSHNIVTEAMGGEVLAVEVSAKEKRNLDKLEEAILLQAEIMKLRANPNRSAEGVVIEAKLEKGRGSVATVLVQKGTLKVGQIFVAGAEWGRVRALIDDKGKNTVSVGPGIPVEVVGLNGTPTAGDDFAVVDSEKRANEISEYRVRKAREKQNVAGRGTLTDMFAKIKAGEVKELGVIVKSDVHGSLEAIKGSLEKLANNEVAVKVLNSGVGGITESDIALASATGSLVIGFNVRANAQARDIAKRDGVDIRYYSIIYEIVDDVKQALTGMLAPELREEIIGNAEIRDVFNITKVGKVAGCYVTTGIVKRGAGVRLLRDSTVIHTGTLKTLKRFKDEVKEVKEGFECGMAFENYDDIKTGDIIECYETKEMKRTLESVA; this is encoded by the coding sequence ATGACAGAAGGCACCGACGATAAAAAGAAAAAACCGCTTAGTCTGGGCGGTTCTCCGTCGCTGACAAAAACCGTGGATGCGGGCAAGATCCGGCAAAGCTTTGCGCAAGGCCGGTCTAAAACCGTTACGGTCGAGGTTAAGCGAAAAGTCGGCGCGCCTTTAAAGCCAGGCGTGACTCCCGCCGCCGAAGCCGCGCAAGCAGCCGCGCAAATTTCCAAAGAAGCGGAAGCGCAAAAAGCGTTGCAAAATCTGACCCGTGAAGAACGCGAAGCCCGTCTGCGCGCTTTGCAAACGGCGTCGCAACAAGGCGAGGATCAGGTATCGGTCCGCCGCAAACTGGAAGAAGAGTTTGCCCGCCGCCAGGTGGAATTGGAGCAATCGCGCAAAGAAGCCGAAGATGCTAAAAAGCGCCGCGAAGAAGAAGATGCGCGCAAGAAAACCGAATCGGACGCCCGTAAAAAAGCCGAAGTGCAGGCCCGTAAGGTGGAAACGCCGCCGCGCCGCGCCGGAGAAGAGGAAGAAGAACCAGCCGCCGCCAAGGCGCCGGGCAAACATAAACGTCTGGTTAATAAAAAAGAAGAATCCACCGAACCGCGCACTGGCCGCTTGACTTTGCGTGATATTTCGATGGCCGAGGAAGACGCGGTGCGTGTTCGTTCCATGGCGCAGGTGCGTCGTGCCCGGGAAAAAGAAAAACGTAAAACCACTACCGATGAAGCGCAAAAACAAACTCGCGAAATTATTGTTCCAGAAACCATCACTGTACAGGAATTGTCCAACCGTATGGCGGTGCGCGGCGCGGATGTTATTAAATCGCTGATGAAATTGGGCGTTATGGCGACGTTCAGCCAATCAATCGACGCCGACACGGCGGAATTGGTTGTTACAGAATTTGGCCATAAAATCAAACGCGTTGCCGATTCCGACGTTGAAATCGGCATCAAGGGCGGCGAAGATATCGAAGGCGATTTGTTGCCGCGTCCGCCGGTTGTGACCATTATGGGCCACGTCGATCACGGTAAAACATCGTTGCTTGATGCGATCCGTCAAACCGAAGTCGCCGCTGGCGAAGCGGGCGGAATTACCCAGCATATTGGCGCATATACCGTAAAGGCTCCATCGGGCCAGCCGATTACATTTATCGACACGCCTGGCCACGAAGCATTTTCCGAAATGCGCGCGCGCGGCGCCAACGTTACCGACATTGTGGTATTGGTGGTTGCGGCCGATGACGGCGTGATGAAACAAACCATCGAAGCGATCAACCATGCCCAGGCGGCCAATGCGCCGATTATCGTTGCGATCAATAAAATCGATAAACCGGGCGCGAATCCGCAACGCGTTTTAACCGAATTGCTGTCGCACAACATCGTTACCGAGGCGATGGGCGGCGAAGTTTTGGCGGTCGAAGTATCGGCCAAAGAAAAACGCAATTTGGATAAATTGGAAGAAGCCATTTTGTTGCAAGCCGAGATTATGAAATTGCGCGCCAATCCAAACCGCAGCGCCGAAGGCGTAGTCATCGAAGCGAAATTGGAAAAAGGCCGCGGGTCGGTCGCAACCGTTTTGGTGCAAAAAGGCACATTGAAAGTCGGGCAAATTTTCGTCGCTGGCGCCGAATGGGGCCGCGTGCGAGCATTGATCGACGATAAAGGTAAAAATACCGTATCGGTTGGTCCAGGCATTCCGGTCGAAGTGGTTGGATTGAACGGCACGCCGACGGCGGGTGACGATTTCGCGGTGGTTGATTCCGAAAAACGCGCCAACGAAATTTCCGAATACCGCGTACGCAAAGCGCGCGAAAAACAAAATGTCGCTGGACGCGGCACGCTAACCGACATGTTCGCCAAAATCAAAGCCGGCGAAGTCAAGGAATTGGGCGTGATCGTGAAATCCGACGTGCATGGATCCTTGGAAGCGATCAAAGGCAGTTTGGAAAAACTGGCCAACAACGAAGTCGCCGTAAAAGTTCTAAATTCCGGCGTTGGGGGCATTACCGAATCCGATATCGCCCTTGCTTCAGCCACAGGTTCGCTGGTAATTGGATTTAACGTCCGCGCCAATGCGCAGGCACGCGATATTGCCAAACGCGATGGCGTCGATATCCGCTATTATTCGATTATTTACGAAATCGTCGATGATGTGAAACAGGCCTTGACCGGTATGCTTGCTCCGGAATTGCGCGAAGAAATTATCGGCAACGCCGAAATTCGCGATGTATTCAATATTACCAAGGTCGGCAAGGTTGCGGGTTGTTATGTCACCACCGGCATCGTTAAACGCGGCGCTGGCGTACGTTTGTTGCGCGATTCCACCGTCATTCACACCGGCACTTTGAAAACCTTGAAGCGCTTCAAAGATGAAGTCAAAGAAGTCAAAGAAGGTTTTGAGTGCGGTATGGCGTTTGAAAATTACGACGACATCAAGACCGGCGATATTATCGAATGCTATGAAACCAAGGAAATGAAGCGCACCTTGGAATCGGTGGCGTAA
- a CDS encoding MGMT family protein: MSWATPFQARVYREMVKIKPGRVLTYAELAKKIGAPKAYRAVASACARNQIPLIIPCHRVVRTGGGLGGYSSKDGLKMKRYLLNLEGYKVAA, encoded by the coding sequence ATGTCCTGGGCAACGCCATTTCAAGCGCGAGTGTACCGCGAGATGGTAAAAATTAAACCAGGCCGGGTTTTAACCTATGCTGAACTCGCCAAAAAAATCGGCGCGCCAAAGGCGTATCGCGCCGTCGCATCGGCCTGTGCCAGAAATCAAATCCCGCTGATTATTCCTTGCCACCGTGTTGTTCGCACCGGCGGCGGGCTTGGTGGTTATTCGTCCAAAGACGGATTGAAGATGAAAAGATATTTGTTGAATTTGGAAGGCTATAAGGTCGCCGCTTAG